The Wolbachia endosymbiont of Ctenocephalides felis wCfeT genome includes a region encoding these proteins:
- the purM gene encoding phosphoribosylformylglycinamidine cyclo-ligase, protein MNTYAKSGIDLELYNELIKEVKPIVESTKGKEVISEVGSFSALFDFAALSKKYNHPVLVSSTDGVGTKLLIAQEVNNHDTIGIDLVAMCVNDLLAQGATPLFFLDYFASGTLDRSVLLSVVKSITEGCKQAKIALVGGETAEMPGMYGENHYDLAGFVVGVVDKEQILPKYDIIKEGDCLIGLESSGIHSNGFSLVRHIFKDLGINYKDLSPWDNKSWGEVLLEPTKIYVDSLLPVMSKVKGIAHITGGGLVDNVPRILPKGLRVGVDAGSWGWPEIFSWLMEEGKIKKEEMLKTFNCGIGMVLAVDHEDVQDVESYFQKRGEKAKVIGHIIGR, encoded by the coding sequence ATGAATACTTATGCTAAATCGGGTATAGACCTAGAATTGTATAATGAGCTAATAAAAGAAGTCAAACCTATTGTTGAGAGCACCAAAGGTAAGGAAGTAATCAGCGAAGTAGGCTCTTTTTCTGCATTATTTGACTTTGCTGCACTGAGTAAGAAATATAACCATCCTGTATTAGTTTCATCGACTGATGGAGTAGGGACAAAGCTGTTAATAGCTCAAGAAGTAAATAATCACGACACTATAGGCATAGATTTAGTAGCAATGTGCGTGAATGACTTGCTTGCACAAGGAGCAACGCCTTTATTTTTCCTCGATTATTTTGCATCTGGCACTCTTGATAGAAGTGTTTTACTGTCTGTAGTTAAAAGTATTACAGAAGGGTGTAAGCAGGCTAAGATAGCGCTAGTTGGAGGAGAAACTGCAGAAATGCCGGGAATGTATGGTGAAAATCACTATGACCTTGCAGGTTTTGTTGTTGGTGTGGTTGACAAAGAGCAAATACTTCCAAAGTATGACATAATAAAAGAAGGTGATTGTTTGATTGGCTTGGAGTCAAGTGGCATCCATTCAAATGGATTTTCTTTAGTGCGTCATATTTTTAAAGATCTTGGTATAAATTATAAAGATTTATCACCGTGGGATAATAAATCATGGGGAGAGGTATTACTTGAACCAACAAAGATATATGTTGATTCTCTATTGCCTGTAATGTCAAAAGTGAAAGGTATTGCACACATTACAGGTGGTGGGTTAGTAGATAATGTTCCACGTATTCTCCCCAAAGGTTTACGTGTAGGCGTAGATGCTGGTTCTTGGGGGTGGCCTGAAATATTTTCATGGCTAATGGAAGAGGGTAAAATTAAAAAAGAAGAGATGTTAAAAACGTTTAACTGTGGTATTGGGATGGTGTTGGCCGTGGATCACGAAGACGTGCAGGATGTGGAAAGCTATTTTCAAAAACGTGGAGAGAAAGCTAAAGTGATAGGGCATATTATTGGTCGTTAA
- a CDS encoding histidine phosphotransferase family protein, whose product MKLAWEIGEYYAVEDESLVEKINKVVSSMVLTIASAVAGVEQVSILLSKEGSKTLLTIRISNENKPLSGSLTDKLSNKSDTNLNTKDINVYMTSLLLKSYNAEVSYICNNNLIEVQIRLT is encoded by the coding sequence ATAAAACTTGCGTGGGAAATAGGTGAGTACTACGCAGTAGAAGACGAAAGTCTAGTTGAGAAAATAAATAAAGTAGTTTCTAGCATGGTACTAACTATAGCTAGTGCAGTAGCAGGAGTTGAGCAAGTATCAATTTTACTAAGTAAAGAAGGAAGTAAAACGCTATTAACTATAAGAATTTCAAATGAAAATAAACCGCTTAGCGGATCATTGACGGATAAGCTAAGCAATAAAAGCGATACTAATTTAAATACAAAAGATATTAACGTTTATATGACTTCTCTGTTATTAAAGTCCTATAATGCTGAGGTTAGTTACATTTGCAATAACAACCTCATAGAAGTGCAGATAAGGTTGACTTAA